The Fragaria vesca subsp. vesca linkage group LG2, FraVesHawaii_1.0, whole genome shotgun sequence genome includes a window with the following:
- the LOC101302413 gene encoding protoheme IX farnesyltransferase, mitochondrial-like — translation MWRNSVSFSSQLIRLNKTLFNPSTSGNDVVRPLLHCRSEFHPYSSSPPSSSDYLKLGFQPSDGLQALSATTSDLASLASKSADLTRQYARCYWELSKARLSMLVVATSGTGYVLGSGSAVDLAGLCYTCAGTMMVAASANSLNQVFEKYNDAKMKRTMQRPLPSGRITRPHAVAWACTTGLAGTALLASKANMLAAGLGASNLILYAFVYTPLKQIHPVNTWVGAVVGAIPPLLGWAAASGQISLNAMILPAALYFWQIPHFMALAYLCRNDYAAGGFRMFSLADASGQRTASVALRNCAYLIPLGYVAYDWGVTSGWFCIESTILTLAISATAFSFYRDRTTHKARRMFHASLLYLPVFMSGILFHRISDNQQCLAEESSQSIAELSMSSQDGNAIQKHKLKKHRPPVSYASVAPFPFLPVPSYVSS, via the exons ATGTGGAGGAACTCGGTGAGTTTCTCGTCTCAGTTGATTAGGTTGAACAAGACGCTGTTCAATCCTTCCACATCAGGAAACGACGTCGTTCGACCACTGCTGCACTGTCGCTCCGAATTCCACCCTTACTCCTCTTCACCTCCGTCGTCTTCCGATTATCTCAAGCTAGGTTTTCAGCCCTCCGATGGACTCCAAGCCCTTTCTGCTACCACCTCTGATCTCGCGTCTCTCGCCTCCAAATCTGCAGACCTCACTCGTCAATATGCCCGCTGCTATTGGGAGCTCTCCAAAGCTCGCCTCAG CATGCTAGTTGTTGCAACTTCTGGAACTGGATATGTTCTCGGGAGTGGCAGTGCCGTAGATCTTGCTGGACTTTGTTACACATGTGCTGGTACCATGATGGTTGCTGCATCTGCTAACTCTTTGAATCAG GTGTTTGAGAAGTATAATGATGCCAAAATGAAGAGAACGATGCAAAGACCCCTACCTTCTGGACGCATTACGAGGCCTCATGCAGTTGCCTGGGCATGTACCACTGGTTTAGCTGGCACTGCTTTGTTGGCAAGCAAG GCTAATATGCTGGCAGCTGGTCTTGGAGCTTCCAATTTAATACTTTATGCATTCGTGTATACTCCATTGAAGCAGATTCACCCAGTAAATACATGGGTTGGCGCTGTTGTTGGTGCTATCCCACCACTTCTAGG TTGGGCGGCAGCTTCTGGCCAGATTTCACTCAATGCAATGATTCTCCCAGCTGCTTTATATTTCTGGCAAATTCCTCATTTTATGGCCCTTGCATACTTGTGCCGCAATGACTATGCTGCTGGAGG GTTTAGGATGTTTTCTCTTGCGGATGCTTCTGGTCAAAGGACAGCTTCAGTGGCTTTAAGGAATTGCGCTTACCTTATCCCTTTGGGATACGTGGCATATGATT GGGGTGTCACTTCTGGATGGTTTTGTATTGAATCTACCATTCTTACTCTCGCAATCAGTGCAACGGCGTTTTCATTCTATAGAGACCGTACAACACATAAAGCTAGGAGGATGTTTCATGCCAGCCTTCTTTATCTTCCTGTATTTATGTCAGGGATTCTGTTTCACCGTATCTCTGATAATCAACAATGCCTTGCTGAAGAGAGTTCACAGAGTATTGCTGAGCTTTCAATGTCCTCACAAGATGGAAACGCTATCCAGAAACACAAGTTAAAGAAGCATCGCCCACCCGTATCATATGCTTCTGTTGCACCTTTTCCTTTTCTTCCGGTTCCGTCATATGTCTCTTCATGA
- the LOC101302712 gene encoding pentatricopeptide repeat-containing protein At1g34160-like codes for MANLELLLQKCDSLIHIKKLQARLVTLGRFQSYPSITIKLLELCALPPVANLPYATTLFHYLQTPSTRHWNAVVRGLAQSLQPIQAISWYAAISRSPQHVDALTCSFALKACARALASSEAMQIHAQVVRFGFGGDVLLQTTLLDVYAKVGNLGFAQKVFDEMPKRDLACWNALVAGLAQGSRPSEALALFWRMNEDEGLKPNEVTVLGALSACSQLGALSGGERVHGFIVDAKLDTHVIVCNAVVDMYAKCGSVDRAYRVFESMNCGKNLITWNTMIMAFAIHGDCEKALELFQKMGRNGVRADAVSYLAVLCACNHGGLVDYGVKLFNSMAGGGMVPNVKHYGTVVDLLGRAGRLQEAYEIVKSMPMFPDVVLWQTLLGASKTYGNVEMAEMASRKLVELGSEGCGDFVLLSNVYAAHKRWDDVGRVREAMKRRDVKKVPGFGYIEVEGVIHKFLNGDQSHVNSCEIYSKLDEIKFRIKDYGYVAKTNHVLHDIGEEEKENALGYHCEKLAVAFGLISTSEGTPIQVIKNLRICDDCHVVMKLVSKVYNREIIVRDRARFHRFQDGFCSCRDYW; via the coding sequence ATGGCCAACTTGGAGCTGCTGCTACAGAAATGCGACTCTCTCATCCACATCAAAAAGCTCCAAGCCCGCCTCGTAACCCTCGGCAGATTCCAATCCTATCCCTCCATCACCATCAAGCTCCTCGAGCTCTGTGCTCTTCCCCCCGTCGCCAACCTCCCTTACGCCACCACCCTCTTCCACTACCTCCAAACTCCCTCCACACGCCACTGGAACGCCGTCGTTCGCGGCCTCGCCCAGAGCCTCCAACCCATCCAAGCCATCTCATGGTACGCCGCCATCTCCCGCTCTCCCCAACACGTTGACGCGCTCACTTGCTCCTTCGCTCTCAAAGCGTGTGCACGCGCTCTGGCGTCCTCGGAGGCCATGCAGATTCACGCGCAGGTTGTAAGGTTTGGATTCGGAGGCGATGTGTTGTTACAGACTACTTTGCTTGACGTGTACGCTAAAGTTGGGAATCTGGGTTTTGCCCAGAAGGTGTTCGACGAAATGCCGAAGAGGGATTTGGCTTGTTGGAACGCTTTGGTTGCTGGGTTGGCTCAGGGGAGCCGACCCAGTGAGGCTTTAGCTTTGTTTTGGAGGATGAATGAGGATGAGGGGTTGAAGCCGAATGAAGTGACTGTGCTCGGCGCGCTCTCGGCGTGTTCTCAACTGGGTGCGTTGAGTGGAGGAGAGAGAGTTCATGGCTTTATAGTGGATGCGAAGCTTGATACACATGTCATTGTTTGCAACGCAGTTGTTGATATGTATGCGAAATGCGGCTCTGTGGATAGAGCGTATCGGGTGTTTGAGAGTATGAACTGTGGGAAGAATCTGATTACTTGGAATACGATGATAATGGCATTTGCGATCCATGGGGATTGCGAGAAAGCGCTTGAGCTTTTTCAGAAGATGGGTAGAAATGGAGTTAGGGCTGATGCAGTGTCGTATCTTGCTGTGTTGTGTGCGTGCAATCATGGAGGACTTGTGGATTATGGCGTTAAGTTGTTTAATTCAATGGCGGGCGGTGGGATGGTGCCGAATGTTAAGCATTATGGGACTGTGGTTGATTTGTTGGGACGAGCTGGGCGACTTCAAGAGGCTTATGAGATTGTGAAATCGATGCCTATGTTTCCGGATGTAGTACTGTGGCAGACTTTGCTTGGTGCCAGCAAGACCTATGGGAATGTGGAAATGGCAGAGATGGCGTCAAGGAAACTGGTTGAGTTGGGGTCTGAGGGTTGTGGTGATTTTGTGTTGTTATCAAATGTTTACGCGGCTCACAAGAGATGGGATGATGTGGGAAGGGTGAGGGAGGCCATGAAGAGAAGGGATGTGAAGAAGGTACCGGGTTTTGGTTACATAGAAGTGGAAGGTGTGATACACAAGTTTTTGAATGGTGATCAAAGCCATGTTAACAGCTGTGAGATTTATTCAAAGCTAGATGAGATCAAATTTAGGATTAAAGACTATGGATATGTGGCAAAGACAAATCATGTGTTGCATGATATTGGAGAGGAGGAGAAAGAAAATGCATTGGGCTACCATTGTGAAAAGTTGGCTGTGGCTTTTGGTTTGATCAGCACTAGTGAGGGGACACCGATTCAGGTGATCAAGAACCTAAGAATATGTGATGATTGTCATGTGGTGATGAAACTTGTTTCAAAAGTTTATAATAGGGAAATCATTGTGAGGGATCGAGCCCGGTTTCACAGATTTCAAGACGGATTTTGTTCTTGCAGAGATTATTGGTGA